The genomic interval TCCAAACTTAGCATCCTCCTCAAGCACACAGTGACAGAGATATGTCACCAGCCTGTCCCCTTCCACCCCAGTACATTATCTGCCTGGCACTTGGGTAAGCCACAGGATCCTTGGCTCTCTCCTATTGACTCTGCTTCATGACCCATGCAAACAGTGCCACATGGGCACGTGTACAAGTGCATGactacacacatacacacactacTACCTTCCAGTGTCTCACCCAGCTCAGTATCTGCACCACTCGCATTTTCTACTACCAGATGCTGAACGCCTGCCTAAGGGACAGCTATATAAACTAGCAAGTATTAATACAGCAGGCAACCAATTCCCAGAGCGTTCAGGAAGTTTCCTCCCACTCTGTTGTAATTTCTCCAACacaaagagaagagcagcaggatgtATCTCATAGCTGTCACCAAATGGGGGTGGACTCCCTGGGGATGCCCAAAGCCATCATCCAGTCCCGCCCTCTGCTTCGGGCCCCCTGTGGCTTGCATGGAGCCCAGCTGTCTCACACTGTTTGGCGGATATCCCTTTGACAGCATAGCCTTATGTGGCCAGGAAGCATAATTCATGCTGACCCCTTGCTGGGCTAAGCCATCAACCTAGCAAGCAACAGGGAGAGCTTTCCCATCCACTTTCCTTTATTTGCTGTGCCTCCTGGCTCACAGAAGAAAGGCGGAGACACAAGTTCTTTCCTACCCAGGTACAGCTGGCTTCCTGCCCTCCTCATGGTCTCCAAATCATATTTGCAACTCTGAATTGCATCTGGCAATGCGCAAAAGGCATCTTTCACACAGGGACTCTCCATTCCCTGCCTTGGTGCTTGTTCCTGATTGGGTTGTGGCATCCCAGGATGTGCTGGAAGGGAGACATTGCTCTCCTAGCAGAGCCTGTCCTGTGCAAGGATTGGAGTTTTTCTTTGGGTCTGCCTTGCTTCCATACAGTACATCACTGTGTTGAGTGGTGTTAGGTAAAAGCACCTTCCTGAAATGGATTTGTCTTGCTGTAAAAGAGCAAGTCAAAACCACAGCCTTTCCCTGTGAGCAGCACCCTATCCTGCAAACAAGCCTGCCCAGACTTCCTATCAGGGTGCGTCCCCACCACTCAGTCTCTGGGCGTCCCTTCCTGCTGGGACAAAGAGCCCTTTCACACCCAGTGATTTTCCCCATTCCAGCCTCCTGGATTGGGTCGGTCCATTTAACCATTTACTTCCCTATGCCAGATCCTTCTTCTTCACCTCTAAACTCTCAATTTCTGCAAGGGCCTGGAAGCTGCTCCCAGAGTAATGCTCTGCCTATGACCACCAGCTGATCCCCAGTTCTGCTTTTCGCTCACCCTCTGCTCcccttttttcttcaagaaggaGAAGCACCAGGAGGCTGGTGCTGGCCAAGAGTCAGCTGGGAGCCACATCCGTGCCACACCGCCCTGCCACGGGCTGGTtgcctccaccagctcaggctgcccagggccccattccaacctggacttgagcacgtccaggcatggggcaccacagctctctgggcagcagtggcagcaccTCACCTCCCTCTCAATGAAAAATGTCCCCAGCATCCAATCTGGATccctcctcttttagtttaaagccattccttctttcttatcACTGTCTGCCCATGCAAAAAGTTTGGTCACTCCCCTACTCATGAAcattggaaggctgcaataaggACTCCCTggggccttctcttctccaggctgaacatccccagcctttcttcatagctcccagctccctcagcctttcttcataggagaggtattCCATCTCCATTACAGTTCTCCACAACAACCCTCtttccaaattggaaagatgtggatttgatgggtggactgtttgatggataagaaactcACTGCAAGACCCAAAGCAGCGCGGCCAGCGGGGCGAGGGAGgggatcctgcccctctgctctgcgctgtgacACCGCACCTGGAGCGCTGCGTCCACAGCtggagtgctcagcacagcagagacgGGGGCCTGCTGGAGAgcgtccagaggagggccgcaCGAATGGTCAggatggagcagctccctgtgaggacgggctgagagctggggctgtgcagcctggggaagaggaggctgagcgAGACCTGAGGGCGGCCTGCCTGTGTCTAAGAGAGGACAGACTCTGTAGTGATAGGAtaggagaaatggcttcaaactgaaagaagggagatttatattggatataaggaagattTTCATAttcagggtggtgaggcactggcacaggtagtcagagaggtggtggatgccccatctctggagccACCCAAGGTCAGAgtgggggctctgagcacttgaTGGCTGTTGCGGGTGTCCCTGGTCACTGCACGGGAGTTGGACcggatgacctttaaagatcccttccaactcacacGATTCTGTGACTGTCCCTgcgccctcctctggacctgctcccgcagctctgcatccctccTGCGCCGGGGGCCCCCGCCCTGGACGCAATACTGCGGATGGGGCCTCATGAAAGGAGAGTAGAGCAGAGCAcggcagagcagaggggacaggcacctccatctccctgctgccccccccTGCTGACAGCCCAAGAtgctgctggctttctgggccaCAAGAACTCACGTCAGTTCGTGTTGAGCCCCAAACCACTCGGCTGCTCTTCCCACTCTCCGCCCAGCCCGTGCAGTTGTGCGGTTTTGCTCTGCCCCAGCcgcagcactgcactgcactcgCCCACGCTGGCAGCCACGCCAAAGCTCAACCCCACATCGCCATGACGGCATCCCCCCTTCCCGGGAGGCCCCGCCTCCATCAGGCCCCGCCCACAGCGCAGACCCCTCCCACGCCGAAGCTCCGCCCCGCCCCCGCAGTCAGACCGCACCCAGTCACGCCCACCCGCAAACCACGCCCCCCTCGGGTGGTCACGCCCATTTTCCCCCCTCCCCGCTCGCCCGCCTCTTCCGGCCCGGGCGGCGGTGCGCCGCGGCGTGTGACGTCAGGCGGCCCCGGAAGGGCGCGGGCCGGgagcagccgccgccgccgccgggccccgTCGGgccccgtcccgtcccgccGCAGCCCCACCCCCGTACCACGCGCCCCGCCGCCATGACGCTCGCCGTTTTTTTCGGGTGTACCTTCATCGCCTTCGGGCCCGCGTTCAGCCTCTTTCTCTTCACCATCGCCCGCGACCCCCTCCGCATCATCATCCTCATCGCGGGGTCAGTGCGGGGCTGGGGAATGTCGTGGCACGGTACGGTGCTGTGGCACTGGTACCGGTGCGGGAGCATCGTGGCACCGGGACGGGAGTGGTACCGGGGTGGGGGACATAGGGCACTGGTGTGGGGGTGGTACCAGTACGGTGACATCGGGGCATCTCTATAGGAGCTGTACCGGGGGGGACATGAGGCGCTGGTGTGGTACCGGCTCTGGTACTGGGACTCCAGTATGGGACTGGTACCATTGCGGGGAGCTCAGGCACCAGTATGGCACTGGTACCAGTGCAGAGATGTCACGGCACCAGTACTGTAGCGTTACCAGTGTGGGAGTGGTGGAGCACCAATTTGGTGCCAGGGCACCAATCTGGTGCCTGGACACCACTATGGCACTGACAGCAGTGCATGCAGGGGGCTGGCACAGTACTAGTGCTGGTTCAGGTGCCTGAGCACCATTCTGGGTGCTGGTGGGCACCTTGTGAGCATGAAAGCACCACCAGTACCACTACTCATACTGGTGCCAGTGTCTGCTCAACCACTGCACTGGTGCCACTATAGCTGTGGCACGGCAGGGACGGGGTCTGTAGGAGCATGGGAGCCAGCGGCACTGCAGGACTGGTGCtagccctcctgcagcagggactgAGCCCTACcatggctctgtgctggtgcccacacagctcagctgctgtttccCACCTCCCTAGGGCATTTTTCTGGCTAgtctcactgctgctctcctccctcaTCTGGTTCATTGCTGTGAAGGCTAGCGACCCACGTGATGAGCCGCTGCAGAAAGGGCTCCTGATCTTCGGGGTGATGTTCTCCGTGTTGCTGCAGGAGGCGTTCCGCTTCCTCTACTACAAGCTCCTCAGGTAAGGGCAGCTCTGGCCTGGCTCCGGGCTGGGGGCACGTAATGTCGGTGAGCCTGGTGCCAGGAGAAGCCATTCTGACCCTGTGTGCCACATCATCCTGCTGCTCGGGGTCCCAGTCAGGGGGTTTTATGAGGCAAAAGGTCTTACGGCCAAAATCGCCGCACAGAGATGGGTTAAGGTGGAGGATGTCTGCGTAGTGAAGAGCAGCCCCAggtctgcagggctggaggctgACTGTGTGGTAGTGTCTTCCTGATCTCAGTGTGAGTTGGCTGTGATTTTAAGCTCCTGTAGCATCCTCACTGCCTGCCCTTCTTGTGACTGGAGTGGGtggtgctcctgcagctcataCAAATGCCTGTGGGATGCCAGAGACAAGAAGGTTCCCACTTTGCTGCATGGAGGATGCAGAAGGGTGAGGGACCGGCCCTTGTCGCAAGCCTCATCCCTTTCCCAGGAATAGCTCTGCATCAGCAGAAGGAGCCTGGAGGAGATTCTAAGGCTCCGCAGCACTGCAGTCTGCCCAATCTGGAGCAGTGTTGTGAGTGCAGGATTGCCTTcccccagcccaggctgctgtgGGTGGCACACCCCTGCCTGGACAGGGCAAAGTCTGGGCCCAGCCCCGCggtgtctgcagcagcagcaaggaggaggaggaggaagaggaggagggctCATGCCGCTCCTTGTGGCAGCACTgcggcaggcaggcagagggtAGCAGAGATCTGTGctttgccctgcagagccaCGGCAGTGCCAGCACCACTGCCTTCCTGGCTGCACAGTGACATTCAGGACACTTagctttctgtgtttctttgcccaaaattgatttttttctagctttcagtgtttttctctgCACTTCCTTGCATTTTTTCACCACCTCATAGAAAATACAACTCCTGAGATCTCAGCTCTTTGATGCCTGAACTGTGTTCACAACCAggggtgctgctgcctgcagcatcccacCAGCCGGTGTCTGAGCATTGGTGTGTGCTTGTCTTgctctctggaaaaaaattcaaggAGGTCCCATGGTGCTTGTTGCAGTGACGGCCAGCTTGGCAGCCACATGCTGCCCTCGGTCAGCACTCCAGGAGCTGTCAGCAGAGTCCTAAATGGTTCTCAGTAACGTGCAGAGTGCCTGTTGATTCATTAATCAACCTCAGGGTCATTTAGGACAAGGCCAGgtgcctgccagcagcagaactgtACCCTTTTTTCACACTCATGAGAGGCGTGGGCTGGTGCAGGACAGTCCCCAGTCCCTTGCCCCATCCATCCAGGGTGCCATGTGGTGCCCCATCACACTGTCCCCTGCAGGAAGGCCATCGAGGGGCTGGTGGCCCTCAGCGAGGACGGCTGCTCCCCCATCTCCATCCAGCAAATGGCATATGGTGAGTGCTGCATGGGGAAGACGAGGTTGGGTCTCCTGGGGTCTTGGAGGTGCTTGGGTGGGGGGGGGATTGTGTCCTTGGGGTgtcacagcctctctgtgtcCTGGCAGTGGCTGGTGTGGGCTTTGGACTCATGAGCGGTGCTTTCTCCATGATCAACCTCCTGGCGGATGCTCTGGGACCTGGCACCGTGGGCATCCATGGGGACTCACAGCTCTATTTCTTGACCTCAGGTGAGGACAGGATTGTGCCCTGAGCCTTCATCACAGGGGTGGCAGACACATAGCTGTATCATAGCCACTTGCAGCCCCAGTCTGTGGTGTTGTAGTCCCCTGTGACCTTGTCCAGCCCTGACCTTGCAGCATTACTGAATCTCCATTACCTCCCCACTGTTGTCCCGGCAGCCTTCATGACCATGGTGCTGATCTTCCTGCACACCTTCTGGGGCATCCTCTTTTTCCATGGCTGTGAGAACCGACACTGGTGGGAGGTCGTGGCCGTCGTTGTCATGCACTTGGCTGTTTCAGGGTCGGTAAGTAGCcgggagcagagctcagtgctgccactaggggtggctgtggggtaTGCTGGTGCCTGTGCCTGTGGAGGAGCAGCTACTCCTGCTACTGTGCTATGCTAAATTCATACTACATATTGGGCTACAGCTTGATACATCCTCACTAGATGTGCACCAGCAAAGCACGTAGAGATCATAACTCCCTACTAGGAGTTCCCCATGGGCTGTGCCCATCACTAACCAAACCCTGGAGCTAGTTTCCTACCCCTGGAACCATGAGTGATGCTGCTCTGTCCCCATCCTGTTCCAGCCACTCCCCAGAGTGCTGGGGCGAACTAAGAGGGGGACACTGTGGCTGTGTGTGACAATTAGGCCATGAGAGATCCTGCTCaccctttccctttctcctctctgcagaCATTTTGCAACCCGCTGTATGTAGGCAGCCTGGTGCCCTCCTATGTGCTGATGGCCATTGCTGCTGTCTGGGCATATATGCTGTCGGGGGGCTCTGTCCAGAACCTGCGCCGC from Lagopus muta isolate bLagMut1 chromosome Z, bLagMut1 primary, whole genome shotgun sequence carries:
- the LOC125687085 gene encoding gamma-secretase subunit Aph-1b-like is translated as MTLAVFFGCTFIAFGPAFSLFLFTIARDPLRIIILIAGAFFWLVSLLLSSLIWFIAVKASDPRDEPLQKGLLIFGVMFSVLLQEAFRFLYYKLLRKAIEGLVALSEDGCSPISIQQMAYVAGVGFGLMSGAFSMINLLADALGPGTVGIHGDSQLYFLTSAFMTMVLIFLHTFWGILFFHGCENRHWWEVVAVVVMHLAVSGSTFCNPLYVGSLVPSYVLMAIAAVWAYMLSGGSVQNLRRFLLCAQSGASPQPAS